In Pajaroellobacter abortibovis, the following are encoded in one genomic region:
- the rpsS gene encoding 30S ribosomal protein S19, which produces MPRSVKKGPFVDGHLQEKIAAAQAAQSRKVIKTWSRRSTITPEAVSLTFAVHNGRKFVPVFVSENMVGHKLGEFAPTRTFHGHSGDRKAKVKGSGALASGGHKK; this is translated from the coding sequence ATGCCACGCTCTGTTAAAAAAGGGCCTTTTGTGGATGGGCATCTTCAAGAAAAAATAGCAGCAGCTCAGGCTGCGCAAAGCAGAAAAGTGATTAAAACGTGGTCACGCCGCAGTACAATTACTCCAGAGGCAGTCAGTTTGACTTTTGCAGTCCACAATGGAAGAAAATTTGTTCCAGTATTTGTTTCGGAAAATATGGTGGGTCATAAGTTGGGCGAGTTTGCTCCTACCCGTACTTTTCATGGGCATTCTGGGGATCGAAAAGCAAAGGTAAAGGGGAGTGGTGCTTTGGCAAGTGGGGGGCATAAAAAGTAA
- the rplW gene encoding 50S ribosomal protein L23 yields the protein MRIDQIVCRPIGLTEKAMQLRSLHQVVFEVHRLANKMQIKRAIERLFSVKVEQVNTLIMRGKERRMGRGYGKMKNWKKAIVTLGPGVSLDFFRNEFDGSSS from the coding sequence ATGAGAATCGATCAAATTGTTTGTCGCCCTATTGGATTAACAGAAAAAGCTATGCAGCTTCGTTCGCTGCACCAGGTGGTTTTTGAAGTGCATCGCCTGGCAAATAAGATGCAAATCAAACGTGCTATTGAGCGTCTTTTTAGTGTAAAAGTAGAACAGGTTAATACGCTTATCATGCGGGGGAAAGAACGTAGGATGGGGCGTGGCTATGGTAAGATGAAGAATTGGAAAAAAGCCATAGTTACTTTAGGACCAGGTGTTTCTCTCGATTTTTTCCGGAATGAATTCGATGGATCTTCTTCATAA
- the rplB gene encoding 50S ribosomal protein L2 — MSLKFYRPTSPARRFYSGSDFKELTKGVKPLRSLLEAKKSTGGRNSTGRITSRFRGGAHKKRYRVLEWDRRKIGVEAKVVTVEYDPNRTARIMLLHYQDGDKRYVIAPDKVKVGDRVISSRNADIKPGNSLPLRSIPLGTVIHNIELRKGKGAQLVRAAGTSAVLMAKEKEYAQVRLPSGEVRKVHLECRATVGEVANADHANISIGKAGRSRWLGRRPHNRGVTMNPVDHPMGGGEGRTSGGRHPCSPWGQLAKGLKTRKNKRTDAMIIKRRGKD; from the coding sequence ATGAGTCTTAAGTTTTATAGGCCAACATCTCCTGCTCGTCGATTTTACTCAGGATCTGACTTTAAGGAATTGACTAAAGGCGTGAAGCCTTTACGCAGTCTTCTCGAAGCTAAGAAGAGTACGGGGGGACGCAATTCAACCGGTCGAATTACCAGTCGTTTTCGTGGAGGCGCTCATAAAAAGAGATACCGTGTTTTGGAGTGGGATCGCAGAAAAATAGGGGTTGAAGCCAAGGTGGTTACAGTTGAATACGACCCTAATCGTACGGCGCGTATTATGCTGCTGCATTATCAAGATGGAGATAAGCGCTATGTGATTGCTCCTGACAAAGTGAAGGTAGGAGACCGGGTTATATCGAGCCGAAATGCTGATATTAAACCGGGAAACTCCTTGCCGCTGCGCTCTATTCCACTTGGTACAGTGATTCATAATATTGAATTGCGCAAAGGGAAAGGTGCTCAATTGGTTCGTGCTGCAGGTACTTCTGCAGTACTGATGGCCAAAGAGAAGGAGTATGCTCAAGTTCGTCTCCCTTCCGGTGAAGTTCGTAAGGTGCATCTTGAGTGCCGCGCTACTGTTGGAGAGGTTGCTAACGCGGATCATGCTAATATTTCAATAGGGAAGGCAGGTCGATCCCGTTGGTTAGGTCGGCGTCCTCATAATCGAGGAGTGACTATGAATCCTGTCGATCATCCGATGGGAGGAGGAGAAGGTCGTACTTCAGGAGGAAGGCACCCTTGTTCTCCTTGGGGACAATTGGCTAAGGGATTGAAGACCAGAAAAAACAAGCGCACGGATGCTATGATTATCAAGCGCCGAGGTAAGGACTAA